The following are encoded in a window of Methanobacterium sp. genomic DNA:
- the truD gene encoding tRNA pseudouridine(13) synthase TruD has protein sequence MLNAETYITHQKGIGGKIRTKYEDFYVEEIPESTPSGEGPNTWFFIEKIGRDTLDVVLDVAQELHIDRKRMGFAGMKDKRAVTRQWLCVANLEVEQIQELEDKLYKVKILKIMQNQKKLRIGQLIGNKFRLLIRDTENPEADVEIANEILAELSQKGVPNYFGWQRFGKARSNTHIVGKKLLENDLGKVVDAYIGNPYDEEPEHIKEVRQMYDDGKLEESLESMPKGMRYEKMMLKTLLKEMKKKKIESKEELDEKSYIRAIESLPKPLKRMFVHAYQSYLFNKAVSERSKLGIDKYVEGDIIADNDEHLVHEFGDEIDERIKNFEVHPTAPLFGSKVPLAGGKLGEMEQKILDDEGVTLEEFKVPKMPRLGSHGLRRAMRFKIWDVSAKATDEGVLVEFSIPKGCYATAVLREIMKNEVV, from the coding sequence ATGCTAAATGCAGAAACTTATATCACCCATCAAAAAGGAATTGGTGGCAAAATAAGAACAAAATACGAAGATTTTTATGTTGAAGAAATACCTGAATCCACACCAAGTGGAGAAGGCCCTAATACATGGTTTTTCATTGAAAAAATAGGAAGAGACACACTGGACGTTGTACTGGACGTAGCACAGGAATTGCACATAGACAGAAAAAGAATGGGCTTTGCTGGAATGAAGGATAAAAGAGCTGTAACAAGACAATGGCTATGTGTGGCCAACTTGGAGGTAGAACAGATTCAGGAACTGGAAGATAAACTTTACAAAGTGAAAATCCTTAAAATAATGCAAAATCAAAAGAAATTAAGGATAGGGCAACTTATAGGAAATAAATTCAGGCTCCTTATAAGAGATACAGAAAATCCTGAAGCTGATGTGGAAATCGCAAATGAAATATTAGCCGAACTATCTCAAAAGGGAGTTCCAAATTATTTTGGCTGGCAAAGATTTGGTAAAGCAAGGTCAAATACACATATAGTCGGAAAAAAGTTGCTTGAAAACGATTTAGGGAAAGTAGTAGATGCATACATTGGAAATCCATATGATGAAGAACCGGAACACATAAAAGAAGTAAGGCAAATGTATGATGATGGAAAATTGGAAGAATCATTGGAATCCATGCCCAAAGGCATGCGCTATGAAAAAATGATGCTTAAAACACTTCTAAAAGAAATGAAAAAGAAGAAAATAGAAAGTAAAGAGGAATTAGATGAAAAATCCTACATACGAGCAATTGAAAGTCTTCCAAAACCATTAAAAAGGATGTTTGTTCACGCATACCAATCATACTTATTTAATAAAGCCGTAAGTGAAAGGTCAAAGCTTGGAATTGATAAATATGTTGAAGGCGATATAATTGCGGATAATGATGAGCATTTAGTCCATGAATTTGGAGATGAAATTGATGAGAGGATTAAAAACTTTGAAGTTCACCCTACAGCGCCTCTTTTTGGAAGTAAAGTGCCACTTGCCGGTGGAAAATTAGGTGAAATGGAGCAGAAGATTTTAGACGATGAAGGAGTTACCTTAGAAGAGTTTAAAGTTCCTAAAATGCCAAGACTTGGAAGTCATGGCTTGAGGCGTGCAATGAGATTTAAAATATGGGACGTGTCTGCTAAGGCCACTGATGAAGGTGTTTTAGTGGAGTTTTCAATTCCAAAGGGATGTTATGCCACAGCGGTTTTAAGGGAAATAATGAAAAATGAAGTTGTTTAA
- the ftsA gene encoding coenzyme F390 synthetase: MNYFNQEIETMPRGELDELVEERIKYTVKYAYQNSPFYKKWFNENRIDISDIKSHEDLRELPIISGKTVREMQPPETKEFEFKCKGSEVFTIHETSGTSGTPKAFFLTWDDWNRYAEKYARSFVSQGFGPGDRVVVCASYGMNVGANTMTLAAQKIGMSIIPEGKCTFPVRIIKNYKPTGIVGSIFKFLRLAKRMESEGLPMEESSIKRLIAGGESFSEESRKYLEEICGIPVYNTYGSTEGTMCGECSKKVGLHVPEDLVHLDVYDPKLENFVDEGECGGIVLTNLLPVGEKTGTLLLNYDTEDTTVVLSTEKCSCGRTHMRIMNPQREAETLWIAESPFNKVDIEQGVFQRDNMDYLTGEYEAFLYGDETETTMRVSMECTDLKNCDEEMIKENFHKSFFKFKPRLHHAYEDGTFNVLFNFTGPGGLEFYKIKGRPKRLVDRR, encoded by the coding sequence ATGAATTATTTCAACCAAGAAATAGAAACAATGCCTCGAGGGGAGCTTGATGAGCTTGTAGAAGAACGTATAAAATATACAGTTAAATACGCCTATCAAAACTCGCCTTTTTATAAAAAATGGTTCAATGAGAACAGAATAGATATATCTGATATTAAATCCCATGAAGATTTAAGAGAATTACCCATAATAAGTGGTAAAACTGTCAGAGAAATGCAGCCACCTGAAACAAAAGAATTTGAATTTAAATGCAAGGGTAGTGAAGTATTTACCATCCATGAGACCAGCGGAACAAGTGGTACTCCTAAAGCTTTTTTCCTTACATGGGATGATTGGAACAGATATGCAGAAAAATATGCAAGATCATTTGTATCTCAAGGATTTGGACCGGGAGATCGTGTGGTTGTTTGTGCATCATATGGAATGAATGTAGGAGCTAATACTATGACTCTTGCAGCCCAAAAAATAGGTATGAGCATAATCCCTGAGGGTAAATGCACATTTCCAGTGCGTATAATTAAAAATTACAAGCCAACAGGAATTGTGGGAAGTATATTTAAGTTCCTACGCCTTGCAAAACGAATGGAATCAGAAGGACTTCCTATGGAAGAATCGAGCATAAAAAGGCTTATTGCTGGTGGAGAAAGCTTTTCAGAAGAATCAAGGAAATATTTAGAAGAAATTTGCGGGATACCCGTTTATAATACCTATGGAAGTACTGAAGGAACTATGTGCGGGGAATGTTCCAAAAAAGTAGGTTTACATGTTCCTGAAGATTTAGTACACCTCGACGTTTATGATCCAAAACTTGAAAACTTTGTAGATGAAGGTGAATGTGGTGGAATAGTGTTAACAAATTTGTTACCGGTAGGTGAGAAGACTGGAACTCTTCTTTTAAATTATGACACTGAAGACACCACAGTAGTTTTAAGCACAGAAAAATGTTCATGTGGTAGAACCCATATGCGAATAATGAACCCTCAACGTGAAGCAGAAACATTATGGATTGCTGAAAGTCCATTTAACAAAGTAGATATAGAGCAAGGAGTATTTCAAAGGGATAACATGGATTATTTAACAGGAGAATATGAAGCATTTCTCTATGGGGATGAAACAGAAACCACAATGAGAGTTAGCATGGAATGCACTGACCTTAAAAATTGTGATGAAGAAATGATTAAGGAAAACTTCCATAAAAGCTTCTTTAAATTTAAACCCCGTCTACATCATGCATATGAAGATGGAACATTTAATGTACTATTTAATTTTACTGGACCTGGCGGCTTAGAATTCTATAAGATCAAGGGTAGGCCTAAGCGTTTGGTAGACCGTCGGTGA